Below is a genomic region from Pseudomonas svalbardensis.
AGATTCACTTCATCAGCGCAGACCAGCGAAATCGCCTGCCCGGTTGCACCCGCACGACCGGTACGACCGATCCGGTGGATGTAGTCCTCCGCCACGATTGGCAGGTCGAAGTTGACCACCAATGGCAAATCTTCGATATCCAGACCACGGGCCGCAACGTCGGTGGCCACAAGAATCTGCACTTCACTGGCCTTGAAACGGTCCAGCGCACGCTGACGGGTTGCCTGAGGTTTGTCGCCGTGGATGCCGTCGGCATTGATGCCCAGGCCCTGAAGTTTTTCCACCAATGCGTCCACGCCGTTGCGGGTCTTGGCGAACACCAGCACCTGCTTCCACTTGCCCTTGCGCAGCAAGTGGATGAACAGCTCCGGCTTGCGCTTCTTATCCACCGTCACCACCCATTGCTTGACGGTGTTGGCAGCAACGTTGCGCGGGCTGACTTCGATGCTCAGTGGATCGTTGAGCATTTGTCCGGCCAGCAAGCGGATCGCGTCGGAGAAAGTCGCGGAGAACAGCAGCGTCTGACGTTGCTTGGGCAGCACGCGGTAGATATTCCCCAGTTCCTCGGAGAAACCCAGATCAAGCATGCGATCGGCTTCGTCCAGAATCAGGGTTTGCAGCTGATTGAACTTGAGGGCCTTCTGGCGATACAGGTCGAGCAAACGACCCGGCGTCGCCACCAGCACGTCAACACCTTTGCGCAGCTTCATCATTTGCGGGTTGATGCTGACGCCGCCGTACACCGCGTAAGTGCTCAACGGCAGGTTCTCGGCGTACTGACGCACGGCTTCGTGAACCTGTTCGGCCAATTCGCGGGTCGGCACCAGGATCAGTGCGCGCACCGAGTTAGACGCCACTTTCGGCCCTTCCATGGCCAGCAATTGCAGGAGCGGCAGCGCGAAGCCGGCGGTCTTGCCCGTCCCGGTCTGGGCGGCGGCCATCAGGTCGCGACCGGCCAGCACCGCCGGAATTGCTTGCGCCTGAACCGGCGTCGGGGTCTGGTAGCCGAGCGTCTCGAGAGAGCGCAGCAAGGGTTCGATCAGGCCAAGGGAGGCGAAAGTCATGGGATTACCGTAGGAAAATTCAGCGCGGGTGTGCAAAACGAGTGTGCAATGGCGCGCAGTTTACC
It encodes:
- a CDS encoding DEAD/DEAH box helicase yields the protein MTFASLGLIEPLLRSLETLGYQTPTPVQAQAIPAVLAGRDLMAAAQTGTGKTAGFALPLLQLLAMEGPKVASNSVRALILVPTRELAEQVHEAVRQYAENLPLSTYAVYGGVSINPQMMKLRKGVDVLVATPGRLLDLYRQKALKFNQLQTLILDEADRMLDLGFSEELGNIYRVLPKQRQTLLFSATFSDAIRLLAGQMLNDPLSIEVSPRNVAANTVKQWVVTVDKKRKPELFIHLLRKGKWKQVLVFAKTRNGVDALVEKLQGLGINADGIHGDKPQATRQRALDRFKASEVQILVATDVAARGLDIEDLPLVVNFDLPIVAEDYIHRIGRTGRAGATGQAISLVCADEVNLLSAIETLTRQTLPRQMEHDFEPEHRVPDTDASGQVVKKPKKPKKPKTSGGGKRNLGKWVESGDASAPEPSIKPVRKVPVFNTGPRKKKP